The Gemella haemolysans ATCC 10379 nucleotide sequence TTATCCATGGTCACCCAACATTCTCTGAAGCTTTATATGAAGCTATGACTGACTGTATTGACTTATGTCTACATGCACCTAAGAAAAAAACTAAATAATAGTTTATAAAGAAAAAGATGGCTAGCAATTTGCTAGTCATCTTTTTTATATAATAATTTCAAAATTTAGAAAGGGATTGACTCAAAAATAGTAATTTTGGAGAAATCAATTTTGTTGAGTCACCTTCGCAAAGGTTATTAGATATCTAAAAAAATTTTATAAAGTGATTTTAGATATCGCACAACCAATGCGTCTATGAGTCAAAATATACATTTTTAAAAAAATTAGGATTTTCGGTTAATACTAAACTCCTCTCGCAATATACCATACTTTATTGAGTCATAATAAACTCCATTGTAATATCTAACTTTTCTAATTCTTGCTTCACAAATAAGTCCTAGTTTTTCTGCAAGTTTCATCATTCTTGTATTTCCACTCCAAGTAGTTAAGCCGATGTGTTGTATTTCAGGAAATCTATTAAAACATAGCTCAATCCACTTATGTAAAGCTGCATATCCTATACCTTTTGCCCAAATATTCCGATCATATATTACAATTCCAATTTCTAGCCAACGAGTAGCTAAGCTTTCCCAATAATAAGTAACAATGCCGATTGGTTTTTCATTTAAAAATATGCCCAAGACTCGCTCGCTTAAGTAATATTCATGATGATTTTTTAGTAAGAATGTATCTAAATCAATATATTTATATTCATTAAAGTATGGAGCATTATATTTACTCCACTCAGGATTTTCTGATGAGTAAATTATTTTATATAAATCCTTTAAATGTTTTTCTTTAATTTTTTTAGTGTAATCATGTGTATCTCCTTTTCTTTATTATAGCATACAAGATGTCTAAAATATTATTTTCATAGTTGAATTCATTAGAATATTAAATTTTATTATGATATAATGATTCTTGTATAAAATGTTAAGAGGTGAAAAATGGAGAAATTTAGTAAAATAATATCGGATATTTTCCTTTGGATAATGAACATTGGATTATTAATCATAGGAATATTATTATCATTTGGATTAATAATGGAAGCTAAAGAAATATATCATGAAGGTGTAAAATTTTTAGCTGAACAAGGGAATTATCAACACTTTGTTGAAGGGATATTAGTATTCTTTCTATATTTTGAGTTTGTAGCTCTGATTGTGAAATATTTTAAAAACAATTATCATTTTCCGCTACGATACTTTATTTATATTGGTATAACAGCAATTATTAGGTTAATTATAGTACAACATGATGATCCTAAAAGTGTTCTAGTCTGGGCTGGAGCAATTTTATTATTAGTTATAAGTTTAGCTATTGCTGAGAAATTTATAAAGAAAGATTAAAAAAAGACTTCGAACAAAATTTGTTCGAAGTCTAAATTCTATTTCACAGTATATTTACCTGTTTTGTAGTCGATAGTAACACCCTTTTGGAAGTTTGGTAAGAATACATTGTATTTAACACTCTTACCATTATCTTCAACTGACATTGCTTCCATGATAACCCCTTGAGCAACTAGATCATCCCCTTTAAAAATAGGAGTTACACGATAACGTACGTGTTTTTTAGTTTTCTTAACATAATCAGCAACTTCATTTTCAAAAGGAATCATATTAAGATTCATAAATCTTGTT carries:
- a CDS encoding GNAT family N-acetyltransferase; the protein is MKEKHLKDLYKIIYSSENPEWSKYNAPYFNEYKYIDLDTFLLKNHHEYYLSERVLGIFLNEKPIGIVTYYWESLATRWLEIGIVIYDRNIWAKGIGYAALHKWIELCFNRFPEIQHIGLTTWSGNTRMMKLAEKLGLICEARIRKVRYYNGVYYDSIKYGILREEFSINRKS
- the psiE gene encoding phosphate-starvation-inducible protein PsiE; translation: MEKFSKIISDIFLWIMNIGLLIIGILLSFGLIMEAKEIYHEGVKFLAEQGNYQHFVEGILVFFLYFEFVALIVKYFKNNYHFPLRYFIYIGITAIIRLIIVQHDDPKSVLVWAGAILLLVISLAIAEKFIKKD